From the genome of Aspergillus oryzae RIB40 DNA, chromosome 4:
AGCCCATTTCGCGTGCTTCGACGCGTAATTCCTCGGCCCGTGAGGCCATCTCCGGAGATCGGACACCACCCTCAGCCTCTAAGTCTGCTGACAGTTGGCGGAGAATGGCACTTGCTTCATCGGGTCGTCCCTGGCGGCGCAGAAACTGTGAGTAGTAGAAAGCGACCTTTGTCTTCTGATCCCAGGCGGGGCTCGTGTCGAGATTGCGCGCTGAAAGGCCTGACCAGAGTCGGGTCAAAACAGCTTCGGCCTTGGCGGGCTGCCTGCTATCTTCGTACATCTGAGCCAGTTGTAGCGAGTAGGCAACACGACGGGGATCGGTCGCATCCATAGAGCGCATCATGGTCTCATACTTGTTGCGTGCAATTTCTAGAGCCATCTCATCGGGTGGCGCTATGTTGAAATGTTGAGTGAGGAAGTCAGCCGCCTGAATCGCTTCGGACGAATGGGAGCCATATGTCATGACCGTCTGTCGGTAGAACTGCTTTGAAACATCGTATGCAGcatcttcttgattattATCTTTGTAAGATTTAACCAGACGGTCAAGATACTGCAGGCGTTGGGCAAAGCTAATATCGGATGAATCCCATCCAGACAGTGCCATATCACGCAACGCGTCAGTCTTGAAACCGGCTACTTGGTCCGCCTTACCGCGGCCCTCAGGAGTGGCTACCAGGAGCTGCTCCAATTCGCGGGTGGTGGGATCCGATGGACCAAGCTGGGAGCGGCTACGTATCCAGGCCTCATACAGATGATCATTAGCCCAGGAAGCCTTCGCCATGTCTGCTGCACGTGCGCTGAGGATCAGACTCTGCAGCAAGGCGGGCGAATCGCCGCCCAGCACACTGCGGCGTACTGTAACAGCTAAGCGGTACAGTTCTACAATACTGGATCGGGAAAACTGAGACTCGCGGTTGGTAAGCTCCAGCTGAGCAAATAGGACTGAATCCGGCATGGCCTGACGGAAGGGCTTTGGAAAGTTGAGCTCCTCGCGTTTAGAGCTAGCAATTGGAGATGCTAACATATGGGAAAGCCAGTAGCGAGCCGTGTACTCCAGCAAAGTATATGCGTCTAGATAGCGGTCACGAGCAGTGACGCGAAGCTTGTCCCAGGCAACCGCAACCTCATCAGTGATCGACTTGCGGACCCAAGCCAACGAACGTATCAATAGATCATAGTGGGCTTCAGATAGCGAGAAGGGCACCTCTTGGCCCATCAGAGCCCGAGCCTGGATGTGGTCGCGAACTAGATGATGCTTGAAGGTGACAAATCCATCATGGACGGAGATCAATCGAGCTAGAGGCTGGAAAACTTCGCGTTCGGTATTCGATGTGCGAGACGTAATATTCAGCGTCTTCAAATCCACCGCTAGTAGCTGTTCTATCTCCTGGATGCGTAAGGGACGCTCCGCAGCCAAAAGCCAGGCAAGAAGACTTTGGGTTCCTACGCGGTTGAGGTCAATGCTGCGTATATGTCGATCAATCAGGTCACCCAAGGTGTGTGGAGAGGCCTTCACTGCAGATTGCATTTCATTAAAAGTTGATAGGTTTCGGATAGCCTCAAGGGTGAGCTGAGCCCACACAAAACATCCCTGCGCGCGGGGAACGATTGCCGCTGCTAACGAATCCCGTTGTGATGTATCAAGACCAAAAATTGCAGCATCGGATGTCATCATATCAACTAAAGTTGCATGAAGGTCTTGCTGTGTCAAGGAGACATTCATTGAAATCTGTTGCGTCGTGGTTGCCTCCCGCATGGGCATTTGTGCAGCAGCAAGCGGTCGACTGAACACGATAAGCTTGGACGGCGTATTGCGCTCAGAAACAGCATCTTGAAGGCGTTGCAGGAAGGGGCCGACGGTGACTTCCGAATGTTTGATCTGGTCAACGCCGTCTACCACTAGCATAAAATGCATGTTTGACTGTAACGCTATGCGAATAGCGGTCCATAGCTGCTCCTCCACTTGCGGGTCTGGCGCTCCAGTCACAGCAAGTTCAAGGGCATTCATAACGCCGGACAGAATGGACTCATAGGTCTTTCGACTAGCGACACAGAGATCGAGAATCTGAGTTAAAAGACCCTTAAGGATGCTTAACGGCAATGTTGTGATAGGTACATCTGATCTGATTGAGACAGGAATGACGTTCCAAATATCAAATTCGGAGGATACCTGCAACTTTTCCATTGTCCACTGGGCCAATGCGCTCTTCCCTGAGCCAGGATTGCCAGTGACCAGCAGCATATTGCGCCGGTTAATGGTGAATGTAGTCAAATGTGGATCAAACCATGCAAATGAGCCATCAGCCAACGAATGATTGTGGCCTTCGAGCAACATGTGCAGGGGACGATCTTGTAGCTCGAGGAATTGATAAATGGCAGCGAGGTCTAAGGGGGTTTGTTGTTTAGGTGCCCCGGTAGCCAAAGCGACTTGCGACATCCGGCGCCAGTGAGTGGTAAATCGATTGAAGTAGCAGAAGAACGAGCGGTTCACGGCCTCGCTCATGGATTGCCAGTGCTGTGAGCGCTCTGCTTCGCGGTATTCCATGGTGACATGCAGAACAAGTTGTAGCACGTGGGCATAGATCTCTGTAACCTCATGTTGTAGGGCTCGGTAGGTCTGAAAGTAGCTTTCCTGCTGAAGAAGCAATGAAATTCCCAGTGTCACCCTGCCATACTGTCCGAATAGACTATCGATGACGTCGACGTGCTCAATGCCCAGCTATTATAGTCAGTCACCCTTGCAACAATTAGAGCCAACCTTTTTTAATCACGACTCACCTCAAGTTGTAACAAAATAGCGCCCcagatcatcatggctgccTCGTCTGCTCCGTCCATAAAGCCGGCCACGGAGTCCCTCAATGAGCCGACCGCAAAGGCTAAGCGCGAAGCTCGGTGTAGAGCACCATCCAATCTACTGCCATCAGGCGGCATGCGTCGTAGTCTCTCAGCGGCAATGGCATCGAAAAATACATCAACGGTCGGAGATTTTGTCAGAATCTCATTTGGGGACATCCCTAACCGCGTTGGACACTCTTTGGAGACATTCTCAAGTGCCTCCCGAAGGAGTGGCTGCGGGCTAGAGTCCCCATTGGCAGCAGTATTTTCCGTCACGTATGAGGAAGACATGCTGTCCAAGTGGTTTACTCAATGATGAGGTGCATTAATTAGGCATTCAGTACATACACATGTACAGTTGAGAAATGGTTTTCATAGATGCGATATGTCCGCGACAGTCCTTGTTAAGTGCAGACACCGGTTGTCTCCAGTACTCCATGCAATCCTGACATCATGAGAAAGATTCCCCATGTATTTATTCCAAGGCTCATCATCGATTCTCGATTTCTATAAGGACCGTGGTTCATTGAAGTTAATTGAGCGAAAGATCAATACTGATTGTCGGATATTCGAGGGAGGAGCAAGGGCACAAGGAGAAGTACAAGTTATTGGCGTAGTCGTGGTGTCATAAGAAATCATCGTACCCATTGGGACTATTCAATGTTTGGTTCAATGCGTCATGGGCCAATGTTCTGAGGGTTTGTAGTCGTTGATGTCGATGACATCACAGGCCTCGGTTTAGCCGTCGAAACATGTGAGATCTGGTTTGAAAAGGACTCAGCAAAGTATTCGGATTGGCTGAGATAAACAGTTAAAGTTTGTTCATAATGCTTTAATAAGTTCGTTCTGATTCTCTTCAGAATGTGTGTCGTGGTTGGCATTGGAGAATGATACATGCCTCACTGATCATTACCACTAGTACTACTTGCAGTAGTGTAAAATCGAATCGGGGTTACCATACCGGATGCCGGCTATGTCTATCATTGGCCAGTAATTTACTTGATGTAAAAAGAAGCCAATCAGTAGACATTGAATCAGGGCGGTAGGTATCGATCACTCATATATACGAAACGTCCATTGTAGCTACATCTGTACAACATGGGGAAACCAGCATAGCTGGAGCTTAAGCTGTCACAGAACTAGCGAAACTTGCCAATATTTGTCCTTATAATAAGAATGTATACAGTCTATTAGTTGCGCTAGCCTTGAATGCTGAGAGGTTACTTGGTTGATTCTTATAAGACCGCCCAATCGAATCTCTCAGGGCGGAGATGACATGCTGGACATCCTGGTCGTGGCACTCGGTTGCTGTAGTTAGAATATTAACTTAATTGTAGAATTCCACAAGGGAAATACATCTCCAAAGAACTTTGATGAGTGGAGCAAAGTCCTTTCAACAATGACCCACTCTGTGACTATATCAAGTGACAAAAAGACCGGAGAACTAAGCCAAGCTCACCTTCCAACCTTGAAATGTGTCTCGATATCAACGGAGCGTCAGTCTGAAGGTCTAAATTTTATTGGTTGAAGTCCCAttcaatcaaaaaaaaaaaaaaaaaaaaaaaaaaaaaaaaaaaaaaaaaaaaaaaaactattTAGGGGGCCGGGTGGTTAGTATTTATCTGATGGTAGGGCCCCATCCATATAAATCTATAATTACCTTTATGTAGTCAAATGGCCCCTAATCTGCACAATGTGTCAAGAGTGTTTCAAGACCAAGCACACACCTCATCCATCAATACATACACGTCACAATAGATTGGAAAGATCAGTCTAGATGCATGCGATCCAACATTACACCTTCCATCAACTTTATACTCATTCCTATTCAGAGTTTCGGAAATGATTCCCTATCGGCCCTCACCTGACTAGTATTAGTAAACAACAGGAACTAGAACCCGACAGCGAGGTCCAAGTATAGCCTTTCCCAAAGCCGTAACCAAGGTTACTAACCATACTCAACCGTAGGTGTGCTCTGGAATAAGTATATACACCAGTCAAATCCGTGGTCGAAATGTACTAAAGCTAATGTACGAGACAATTCCAGGGAGTATAGTTATATGGCAAAGATGCCGAGAATAACCATATAGACAAGCCAAAATGATGTCAATTGAAAAGCTAAAAGCTTGGCTTGATCAAATCATCAACCAGGGAGTCAAGACTTATACATAGTGAGCCACACAAAGCATCTTATAACCTAAGGAATTGATTagagccaagaaatggcTTGCCATTGTAGAAAGCGCTTACTGGTTCGTCAACATTACTCGACACCTTTTCGTGAGCAGTGGTAGCTTATATGTTACCCATGGGAAGTAATAATGTATATGTGTCTCTTGTTTTCTAAGAAACTGTTGCTATAAAACCAGACAATTTCTATCACTATTCACATCTCAAGTTTCGTGATACCTATCAAGTACTCTGTTAATCGAACAAACAACTTTCCAGATCGAACCACAAACTATCACTTTCGAAAAGATGCAGCTACGCTATTGGTATGCAAGGCCTTCCCATCCTACACATCTGAAGTGAAATATCCACAAAGACACTAACGCCAATGTCGATAGTATCCACTCCGACAAATATGACCCCCTAGACTACCCCCAAACCCTCGAAGAAACCAAGGAGCGCCTCCGCGTACAGGCAGAACACACCGCCCAGTACGCAAGTGCTCTGGCAGAAGGCTTCTAAGAAAGAGCCGGGCAGTTTGACACGGACGGTTTGTCAGACGAGGAAATCGAGGATGAGATAGACAGAATGAGTCAAGAAaccaaggaggagatcgCTAGCCATATAGGAGCAATCAACGAATGGCTGAAGGCGTTCTTGAGGAACATCGCTAGGAGACAAGTGGAAGAGGGACAAGGGAGATCGTTGATGAATTGTGTCAAAGAGGCTTTTCATACCGCGTTCAAAGCTGTCACCGAGTGCTTCCGCTTCATCTGTGAAACGGTTCGACAGGGATGGTTGAAGCTTAAAGAGGGAGTGCGATGGGTGGTTCAGGAAGTTAAAGAGTTGGTGAGGTGCGCCGTCTCCTGTATACGGCAGCTCTTCCAGATGGATGTTTCCTCGGGGTATGCTTTGTGATGTCAGTCATGTGTTCTGGGTTCTTGGTTCAGTGTAGGCTTCATGGGTAATTCGGTGGAGGCCGTGGAGCTATACACGTTTATGCTGTGCGATATTTGCAAGATATTTCATTTAATTTATAtgtttatttttactttatCATTCGGCAATAACAACCCATGATAATGGAGTCTGCTTTAATGGCCAAGTAGACACAAAACACCATCATTTACAAGTACATCTTCACTATACAAGCTTCTATCTCAATAGACCTACTTCCCCAACCCAGCATAGAGATACACCAGTCGCAATTTAACAATAAAATTAAACAATGTAACGGAAAGAATTACCTCTCCACTCCAACTGAGACATTCATTATACTTTATGAACACCCTAAACTAGCGTCTTCCAAGCACAAAGCTAGCCATATATCGCGCAACAGGCTAATACAGCGAATATGAGAGTCTGTCGATTACTTTCTTGCATAGTTCCCGGTAAATATGACGAATCTGTGGACGTTTAATGAACCTGGGAGATAACTTCCGTAAAGGAGCCgcattctttgtttttttgcgTGAAAGGTCAAAGATACAACGTAAATGCCTCGGCGTGGGGCGTTACCCACTTGATATATGGATCGAGATCTAAGTGATCCCATTCGtcggcttttctttgttgagatTACCTTCGTCTGCTTTTTTTCGATAGTGTTGGCATTTATAGCACGTGCCACTCTAGGCTTCCACATAAGCTACCCGACCAGATCCACGACAGTGGGAATTCGCACACTACCTTGTAAATGAGTTGTGACCTGTCTGCCAAGTAATCACGCAATCATGGATCAATTTCATATCAAGCAGGACCCTAATCAATTGTGAACTACTAGTTGCAACTTTATGCGTAAATCCAGCGCCAAGCTGCTAGTTCCATCCAAAAAATGCTTAGCATGCAATCGTGTTATAGATCCCAGCCGAAAAGCTGCAGCACACGCCTCCGTGTGGATAACTTTTTAACAATAAGCGTTTAGCATGTACAGTCGACATCCAAATAAAGACAAAAATTGTGGCATATATCGTGATGAGATGTAGACAACGAAACCAGAAAGGGGTATTTATATACAAAAAACTACCAGAAGTACGGGTTCCCATAGACATCCGCATAGCACTGCAATGAATCGGGGCAGCTGGAGAAGTGATGGGTTAGCCTTATGTTACCAACACAAAGATCTTCATATACTTACTACACCGGATCCTTCCCGAAAATGATATGCCAAGAATACTCCATCACCCGCGAGGTGACATCGTCTGGCAAGTCGTTGGTCAAAACCCAATTATAATACTGCATATATTCTTCGAAAGAACGCTTCAAGACCTGGTCGCGTGACACGGCGAATTGCGAGCAGCACGGCGCACCAATGACTTCGGGAACTTCGGTGTTGTTGAACAGCTCTTTCCAGGCCTGCGCGTAGGCCGCCTCGGTCGTTTGTCCGGGGCGCGGAGGGTTCCGTAAGGGCCTGAGCTCTTCAGGGCAGCCAGGTGTTTCCTGGCATCGGAGATTGGCGTAGCCATTTTGCTGAACGAAGTCGGCTTGAAGGTTGCGGATCGCCACGACGTTGCTGTACTCCATGTTATCGGTGTGCCAAGCAGCCGGCCAGCCGTCTTTATGGCTGTGGATGAACACGATGAGCGATGGGAGGTCGTGGTAGTGTTCAATGATGTACTGGAGGTAGGCCAGGCTTTCGCGTCCCTTATTGATGGGGGTATGCCGCGTAGCGCTCAAATCATCAACCGTGTAGATCACATTCCGCCATCTGACCTGTCAGAAAATCGCTTCCACGAACGGGACGAGACGACTCACTCATTTAAATCATTCGCAACCCATGACGTATCCTCCGAAGCCAACTTGGCCATCACCAGCGCTCGGTCGTTGGGGACGATAATCGGGGTGGTCTCATAGTTCTGAGGGGAGATCACATCCGATTCCATGGCTGTTTTGTCTACCGGAGCACCCTGGTTGCCGCTGTCGGAACCCGCGGAACTACCTCCGAAGCGCCAGAAGGACGATAGCGGCACGCGCGAATCATCCTGAACGGTGTCGATATGGCGCTTGATCAGGAAGATGGCGAGGATCAGGAGTGCGGCCGTACCAACACGGATGGATAGTCTCATCTCATAACATTAATTGTCGACCCAGTTGAATAATACGTAGGTATGCAAATTCCCGGAGGATcgagggggaggaaagaaatgcgGCGATATCGGTGGTAATTAAAGAGAGGAGCTGTTAAGCGGCGTGTTACATGAAAACCGAAGTCAAACACCGGTGACGAGCGTAGGTCGTGCAAGGAGAGGGGAAACGaaagaataataaagagTCCCCGGATTCTAAGCCAAAACTGAAGGGATTCGAGCGAAaaggaagacaatgacaattATGAGGCCATAGGATAGATAAAGAATGCGTCAAGAAACTCGATACGAGAAGacaggaagaaaggaagaggaggagaggaaaaaagaaaagaaaagaagggaaaattaaaaatgaaataagaaataaaaaataaaataaaataaaataaaataaaaaacgaGGCAGAAAAATGTGAACCACAGGAATGGCCACGATGCCCTTCCCTGAGCAGTGcgaacagagaaaaaaatgCTTATCACTAGAGGCGTTGACACGCGGATTGGTGGGAATGGAAGGGGCGAGACACAACTGATCTGCAGGGGCCATTCGATGCCCTCTCTTGCGTACGCTTGAAACAAGTTCCATGTTCCTAGTAAATTGACTGAGATGGCAAAGGATTGAATCAACCACTACATTTGTTCTACAAAAGCCGAGTCTTCTTGATGGAACCTCACTTAATCTTGATTTCCCTGacattgattgattgaatctcCTAAAAACACATTGACTTGACTTGTATTCAATCTTCATAATTTCAGGGGTTAGTCAGCCCTCCCAACAACCAACCATGGCTAGTAATGGACTAAAATTAACCATACCCAACTACCGACGCATAATCCGTCCACCTCGCTTCGCCAAAAGACTTGATCGTCAACGCCGGCCAAATACAACTCCGTCGGCCTCCGGAGGTCAGACGTCTTGTTCCTCTACCTCTATATATCATCTGCGCCGATACGATGTACCCTCTTCAGAACTCAATACAGGGGCTGTCGTCCGTCTCCTTCGGTCAACAAAAACCGAAGATCCCGTCTTACGATGTTCTAATATGGTTACGATCCACAGTGGATGAGTCTATCTCTAACGACCCACCCAGCCTGCTAGTCTGACTGGCCCGTGGTCCGTGACAGTGGCTCCCCTAGCGCCACCATTTTATTCTTTCAACTTTCCATCTCGCGGTTCACGATTCGAATATACTTCAATAACCACACCCTATATTAACCTAGATAGTAGTCGCACACGACGGAAATACGCAAACAGTCCACTCAGAGTGTGGCAACCTTATCGCGGAACTCCCAGGCCGATCGTTGCGCTCATAAATGTCCGAGAGAACCCCTAAGGGACTAAGGGTCTAGGGTTGTGTGTCCATGACCCGGTGATCGACAGGTGAAGTCCCTTTTACATCCAGGGTCGAGGTTGAAACTAACCACTTCGGACTATCCTCCTTGTCTGAATGAAGTAAACAATTCTCGGCGGAATCGTGTCCCgccagaagatgacgacgacgctGGGACGTGCAATTGAGACATgaatttttgttttgattgtAGCGGATATCGAGTTACCCACGGAGCATTTACCTGAAAATGCGGGGCTGAAACGTCGGTTTCTCTTGCCCGCTTtcttaatttattttttccgGATCGCTGTGAGGCTCGCTTGTATATCGGGTTCTCCCTGGTTTGTTTACTCGCATCTatatcctctctttcttggtccGACCAGCCATACCTATAACTCACAACTTCAGAATcgagtaaagaaaaaataaaataaaatcaaaggAGAACTCTCTCCAATCCCAAATAAAGTACCTAAAAACCTACCGAAAAGTATCGCTCAGCGTACTCGTTATCAAAAGCGGATAGATCAAGCACGGAGACGCAAGGGTACAACTTTCAACAGATCAGTAGAGAACTCTATATTATACTTTTTAGCTCTTTAACGGGCGAACGGCGGAGGAATGCCGGTGGCGTTTGCttactttcctttttcctgcTCAGAAAAACGGgaaaattaataattaattaaaaagTAAACAAAATCAAGTATGTGAATGTCAACTGCAAATCAACCGCAACGCATCTCTGGCTCGAATAGTCAAGCCCCGCTACATACTCTACTTAGGCTAAACGATCTCCTCATAAATATCAATTAATAATACTAGTAGGTAATTGTGATACTGAATACACATAGCCAGCCAATGCATCCATACTCCATAGAATTGAAGCAAGTGGACAGGAGATGAACGTGTAAATATGGCTACAACCACGACTTAGTGACAGCCATGTCGTAGTTATATCCTCGTACACACAAACAGATACCCTATTCGCATTCGTCGTTGttatgatatcactgtcAACAAGACCAGCTGCAGAAGTAGTGTTGCATAGTTGAATGGCAGGGAGGGGTGGGTGGATTTATTATCAGACCAGGTGTTCCTGGTGACTATCAACGGTCCAATCGGGTTGTTTTTGGATTTATTCAGGTCGCATTTCTCCGGTGGGGAGACATTGAATTTAGACTTTGCAAGCTTCGGAGTGGCTTGTCCGTGGCATACGGTGGTCAACATGCTGATAGTCAAGTAGACTTCGAGACATattcattctcatccttggaaatCACTATATGAACATCCAAATCATGCTTTAAACATACCCAGGCGCCTGCGCCTTAAGGTTGCACA
Proteins encoded in this window:
- a CDS encoding uncharacterized protein (predicted protein), which encodes MSSSYVTENTAANGDSSPQPLLREALENVSKECPTRLGMSPNEILTKSPTVDVFFDAIAAERLRRMPPDGSRLDGALHRASRLAFAVGSLRDSVAGFMDGADEAAMMIWGAILLQLELGIEHVDVIDSLFGQYGRVTLGISLLLQQESYFQTYRALQHEVTEIYAHVLQLVLHVTMEYREAERSQHWQSMSEAVNRSFFCYFNRFTTHWRRMSQVALATGAPKQQTPLDLAAIYQFLELQDRPLHMLLEGHNHSLADGSFAWFDPHLTTFTINRRNMLLVTGNPGSGKSALAQWTMEKLQVSSEFDIWNVIPVSIRSDVPITTLPLSILKGLLTQILDLCVASRKTYESILSGVMNALELAVTGAPDPQVEEQLWTAIRIALQSNMHFMLVVDGVDQIKHSEVTVGPFLQRLQDAVSERNTPSKLIVFSRPLAAAQMPMREATTTQQISMNVSLTQQDLHATLVDMMTSDAAIFGLDTSQRDSLAAAIVPRAQGCFVWAQLTLEAIRNLSTFNEMQSAVKASPHTLGDLIDRHIRSIDLNRVGTQSLLAWLLAAERPLRIQEIEQLLAVDLKTLNITSRTSNTEREVFQPLARLISVHDGFVTFKHHLVRDHIQARALMGQEVPFSLSEAHYDLLIRSLAWVRKSITDEVAVAWDKLRVTARDRYLDAYTLLEYTARYWLSHMLASPIASSKREELNFPKPFRQAMPDSVLFAQLELTNRESQFSRSSIVELYRLAVTVRRSVLGGDSPALLQSLILSARAADMAKASWANDHLYEAWIRSRSQLGPSDPTTRELEQLLVATPEGRGKADQVAGFKTDALRDMALSGWDSSDISFAQRLQYLDRLVKSYKDNNQEDAAYDVSKQFYRQTVMTYGSHSSEAIQAADFLTQHFNIAPPDEMALEIARNKYETMMRSMDATDPRRVAYSLQLAQMYEDSRQPAKAEAVLTRLWSGLSARNLDTSPAWDQKTKVAFYYSQFLRRQGRPDEASAILRQLSADLEAEGGVRSPEMASRAEELRVEAREMGLDDMDRALSLQIWKYYQASGQQYSPEAVTLAESLARVSLPTQGNVENMGALSPEESKLLPGWIDSIASAGAEKRTLPLLTLCHQLATQHIRDEEWRKGSDTAWAVLKHAWPTVEDPQSKAKFASSEAPILANLALDHAYCLFRRLDINTASVVYGNAFRASITADQVAVPSVTAVVKTVVEFYETTFQFEKALVLLHQVSEFFGSRLGDHDKHTIDTRYYEGDLALRLDKRAEAENSYRHIYDACVRDGKVSSSGVKAAVALVNIYVQNKQWDSALEVYRHLWPTLVRFDEKDGYDRALLEGLLPKTYTGYMELLNNKAAQGSHAERYQVASQHQQLCRKLYGPTDARTRDATLTLAALCADSDQHVGEAINNYHQVLNTHDWVSPTESSRALPDMSEPLPISIKHQMAQLYLRQKDNSEPARSLYAEELALAKQQQGLSAPTTLLWLREIARMHAIQKSPESRRQGAALLDDHVDEVVHVTANHEALVDRAHRLAEIYLELGYIDEGNRLIDDLHQRVINETPAAQRQSLNEYRPAVFVAAFEEVFGKQRSSKQVLDELSREGQVYNAFQRSLSSHDLMPTLAAGEKLYTLQTNQKRYSSAQDTQSRLYDYFCNTLSVAQPLRKKDAVQQFYALCRRESLQDDSNINIVTSTMRMVKDLCDRAQFQDAADVTGVFHSFVHLTDGLRSPESIFTAIKLCMYLNGYQTKKCTEEATAKNMSLESQMLLQEIMTKTKELPLEFTELPFAELNDLVTVLGEHEMFEDLENKGYTNKPGHSYRTLDLAYCSKDLVTPSHCLDRTPTSRNTFLPRSRLIRHSAW
- a CDS encoding DUF3431 domain-containing protein (predicted protein), with the translated sequence MESDVISPQNYETTPIIVPNDRALVMAKLASEDTSWVANDLNEWRNVIYTVDDLSATRHTPINKGRESLAYLQYIIEHYHDLPSLIVFIHSHKDGWPAAWHTDNMEYSNVVAIRNLQADFVQQNGYANLRCQETPGCPEELRPLRNPPRPGQTTEAAYAQAWKELFNNTEVPEVIGAPCCSQFAVSRDQVLKRSFEEYMQYYNWVLTNDLPDDVTSRVMEYSWHIIFGKDPVYCPDSLQCYADVYGNPSLLPEHLRTGRCVLPVRGGAPWFLRGFGGSLGGHICRSGYYRHWR